The Sporomusa termitida genome has a window encoding:
- a CDS encoding (2Fe-2S) ferredoxin domain-containing protein: MLKLSICFGSACHLRGAYSVLNAFKALIDKYQVQSEIDIEGNFCQGQCTEGVVIKLNDEIIHNVAKEKVHDIFVEKVLGGKPH; the protein is encoded by the coding sequence ATGTTAAAGCTGTCAATCTGCTTTGGAAGTGCCTGCCACTTGCGCGGGGCCTACAGTGTATTAAATGCTTTCAAAGCGTTAATTGATAAATACCAGGTGCAAAGTGAAATCGATATTGAGGGCAATTTTTGCCAGGGCCAGTGCACCGAAGGTGTTGTTATTAAGTTGAATGATGAAATTATTCATAATGTAGCCAAAGAAAAAGTGCATGACATATTTGTGGAAAAAGTGTTGGGAGGGAAACCTCATTAA
- the yunB gene encoding sporulation protein YunB, translated as MRFSVRRKRTMPLLPLVIIALGSVLLFFFWQIETHLKPTLMAIAEARATFIATYAINNVINNEVSLTVDPKTLVNVTLDEHGRVVLIQPNTMEFNRLAADTTMKVQDGLRAVKEEKIRIPIGQVFGSQMLASWGPKITVTIIPVGTVQVKVIDKFEQAGINQTRHMVYLVATTQVRIVVPLVSESVSINTQVPIAEYVVVGEVPNTYVQFPFPLNSDMLNGSNGGNNANSGH; from the coding sequence ATGCGGTTTTCAGTGCGGCGAAAGCGTACAATGCCACTCTTGCCACTAGTCATCATCGCCTTGGGGAGTGTATTATTGTTCTTTTTCTGGCAGATTGAAACTCACCTAAAGCCAACACTGATGGCGATTGCGGAAGCAAGAGCCACCTTTATCGCAACCTACGCGATTAACAATGTCATTAACAATGAAGTCAGTCTGACTGTTGATCCCAAGACGCTGGTAAACGTCACCCTTGATGAACATGGCCGGGTAGTGCTTATTCAACCGAATACGATGGAATTTAACAGGCTGGCAGCCGATACGACGATGAAAGTCCAGGATGGGCTGCGGGCAGTTAAGGAAGAGAAGATACGTATTCCGATTGGTCAGGTGTTTGGCAGTCAGATGCTGGCTAGTTGGGGTCCTAAAATTACCGTTACGATCATTCCTGTCGGTACGGTCCAGGTTAAAGTAATTGATAAGTTTGAGCAAGCCGGTATTAACCAAACCCGGCATATGGTTTACCTTGTTGCTACTACCCAGGTCCGTATTGTTGTGCCGCTGGTCAGTGAAAGCGTAAGTATTAATACGCAGGTGCCTATTGCCGAATACGTTGTTGTCGGGGAAGTTCCCAATACATATGTTCAGTTTCCATTTCCGTTAAACAGTGATATGTTGAATGGCAGTAATGGTGGTAATAATGCTAATTCCGGCCATTGA
- a CDS encoding small, acid-soluble spore protein, alpha/beta type produces the protein MDRLEKLKMSVANETLGNTMNTEITSASCKSVVNERKTESAEELGFKEKIDTAGRQSMTTGEAGKIGGSMGGHSGGQMVKNLMAMAEAQMAPVDGTTLEEVKKQLAGKR, from the coding sequence ATGGATCGTTTAGAAAAGTTAAAAATGAGTGTTGCCAATGAAACCCTTGGCAACACAATGAATACAGAAATAACCAGCGCCAGCTGCAAAAGTGTTGTAAATGAGAGGAAAACTGAGAGTGCCGAAGAACTGGGGTTTAAAGAAAAAATTGACACTGCCGGCCGGCAAAGCATGACGACCGGTGAGGCTGGAAAAATCGGCGGCTCCATGGGCGGACATAGCGGCGGACAAATGGTCAAAAACCTGATGGCAATGGCGGAAGCACAAATGGCTCCTGTTGATGGCACAACCCTTGAGGAGGTAAAAAAACAGCTGGCAGGCAAGCGGTGA
- the tyrS gene encoding tyrosine--tRNA ligase translates to MSVLNTLKERGFIQQLTHEEEIGELLAKEKITFYIGFDPTADSLHVGHFLGMMVMAHMQQAGHRPICLIGGGTAMVGDPSGKADMRKMMTTETIAHNGERFKKQMQRFIDFSDDKALMANNAEWLLTLNYVQFLRDIGVHFSVNRMLTAECFKQRLDKGLSFLEFNYMLMQGYDFLELNRRFDCIMQMGGDDQWSNILAGADLIRRKEGKLAYGLTFTLLTTSDGRKMGKTEKGALWLDAEKTSPYDFYQYWRNVDDADVEKCLALLTFLPMAEVRRLGALKDKEINIAKKTLAFEVTKLIHGQYEAEKAQQAAEALFGGAGKLDNAPTVAVTADTIGAKLLDVLVSTGIIPSKSEGRRLIQQGGLYVGDAKVADPDFLLAAGLFENNSLLVRKGKKNYHRIIIK, encoded by the coding sequence ATGTCTGTACTAAACACACTCAAAGAACGGGGATTTATCCAGCAGTTAACCCATGAAGAAGAAATCGGTGAACTATTGGCCAAGGAAAAAATCACCTTTTATATTGGCTTTGACCCCACGGCCGATAGTCTGCACGTCGGTCATTTCCTGGGCATGATGGTGATGGCCCATATGCAGCAGGCCGGTCACCGTCCCATTTGTCTGATCGGCGGTGGTACGGCGATGGTCGGAGATCCTTCCGGCAAAGCCGATATGCGGAAGATGATGACAACGGAAACGATTGCCCATAACGGTGAGCGCTTTAAAAAACAGATGCAGCGGTTTATCGATTTTTCTGATGACAAGGCTTTAATGGCAAATAACGCCGAATGGTTGTTAACCCTCAACTATGTGCAGTTTTTGCGGGATATTGGCGTGCATTTTTCCGTCAATCGCATGCTGACTGCCGAGTGTTTTAAACAGCGGCTGGATAAAGGCTTATCCTTCCTGGAGTTTAATTATATGTTAATGCAGGGCTATGACTTCCTGGAGCTTAACCGCCGCTTTGACTGTATTATGCAGATGGGCGGTGATGATCAGTGGTCCAACATCCTGGCGGGGGCGGATCTTATCAGGCGTAAGGAAGGCAAACTGGCCTATGGCCTGACTTTTACCCTGCTGACGACCAGTGACGGGCGCAAGATGGGCAAGACGGAAAAAGGAGCTCTCTGGCTGGATGCTGAGAAAACCTCACCCTATGATTTTTATCAGTACTGGCGTAACGTTGATGACGCCGATGTAGAAAAATGTCTCGCACTCCTTACCTTTTTACCGATGGCCGAGGTCCGGCGGCTGGGCGCTCTTAAGGACAAGGAAATTAATATTGCCAAGAAAACACTGGCCTTTGAGGTAACTAAGCTGATTCACGGTCAATATGAAGCCGAGAAAGCGCAACAGGCGGCGGAAGCCTTGTTTGGCGGCGCCGGCAAACTGGATAATGCCCCCACGGTGGCGGTAACGGCTGATACAATCGGGGCTAAGTTGCTGGATGTGCTTGTGAGTACCGGCATTATCCCTTCTAAAAGTGAGGGCCGCAGACTCATTCAGCAAGGTGGGCTTTATGTCGGCGATGCCAAGGTTGCCGATCCGGATTTTCTGCTTGCCGCCGGCCTGTTTGAAAATAACAGCCTGCTGGTTCGTAAAGGCAAGAAGAATTATCACCGGATTATTATTAAGTAA
- a CDS encoding transglycosylase domain-containing protein yields MQDKDHKSKETNRRKPRKATRTITVLAVVVFLVMLTGAGLGFLTASIHTMPTLQGEIRPAVSSQIFDANGKLITTIHSVENRLPVSLNKIPKHLQNAFISAEDTRFYQHSGVDPRGILRAVWSNLADRGISEGGSTITQQLARNALLSQEQTIKRKIQEAFLSLQIERQYSKNEILEMYMNQIYFGQGAYGVQTAAQIYFGKNVEDLNLAECAMIAGIPKSPNYYSPASNMKAAKERQSIVLDQMVKYGYIDAATAAKARATEIKLATRSVANMSTASYFTDYIMQQLIDKYGADAVYKDGLKVYTTLDLEMQAAAEQAMNQLPTKRTENGIKQPQGALVAIEPQTGHIKAMVGGRGNDQFNRAVLAERQPGSAFKPFVYLAAIESGLTTASIIDDSPISFGSWSPVNYDRKFRGPVTLRSALEQSLNIVTVKLAQQTGIDKALYYAQQMGISTLVLKGNTNDRNLAMSLGGLTRGVTPLEITSAYGVLANNGIRVEPTAIIKIVDRTGKVIEQSTPKEKVVINERSAYLLTDMLRGVMTSGTGTGAYFGRPAAGKTGTTSDYKDAWFVGFTPDLVAAVWMGCDSPEYLGGVTGGTIPANIWRSFMRDVAAKYVARDFVRPAGIVSARISVKDGLLLTDPTNPDGRNEIFVEGTQPNKLSTATVTKDATDNKDGKDSNPDAGGSSGEPGSDEKVPPPPPPVKSDTSPLSPLAPPPPPKPNAPIKKN; encoded by the coding sequence ATGCAAGATAAAGACCATAAAAGCAAAGAAACCAACCGGCGCAAACCCAGGAAAGCCACACGCACAATTACAGTGCTGGCGGTTGTTGTCTTCCTGGTTATGCTGACCGGCGCCGGCCTGGGTTTTTTAACAGCCAGTATCCATACCATGCCCACTTTGCAAGGAGAAATACGTCCGGCTGTTTCATCACAGATTTTTGATGCCAACGGCAAACTGATAACGACAATCCATTCCGTGGAAAACCGGTTACCTGTATCACTCAATAAAATCCCTAAACACTTGCAAAATGCATTTATTTCGGCCGAGGACACCCGTTTTTATCAGCACAGCGGTGTTGATCCCCGGGGGATCTTGCGGGCAGTCTGGTCCAACCTCGCTGACAGAGGTATATCTGAAGGCGGCAGTACAATCACCCAGCAGCTAGCCAGAAATGCCCTGCTTTCACAGGAACAGACAATTAAGCGTAAAATCCAGGAAGCATTTTTGTCTTTGCAGATCGAACGCCAGTACAGCAAAAATGAGATATTAGAGATGTATATGAACCAAATTTATTTTGGTCAGGGGGCTTATGGGGTCCAAACCGCTGCGCAGATATATTTTGGCAAAAATGTTGAGGATCTGAATTTAGCCGAATGTGCAATGATTGCCGGGATCCCCAAAAGCCCTAACTATTATTCTCCCGCCAGCAATATGAAAGCCGCCAAAGAACGCCAGTCGATTGTACTCGACCAAATGGTTAAATATGGCTATATTGACGCAGCAACCGCGGCTAAAGCCCGAGCCACGGAGATTAAGCTGGCTACCCGTTCGGTTGCCAACATGTCAACTGCTTCCTATTTTACTGATTATATTATGCAGCAGCTCATTGATAAATATGGGGCTGACGCCGTTTATAAAGACGGCCTTAAGGTATATACAACCCTTGACCTGGAAATGCAGGCTGCTGCTGAGCAGGCCATGAACCAACTCCCTACCAAACGTACCGAAAACGGTATCAAACAGCCGCAGGGAGCCTTAGTGGCAATCGAGCCCCAGACCGGCCATATTAAAGCCATGGTCGGCGGGCGCGGCAATGACCAGTTTAACCGGGCGGTCTTAGCGGAACGCCAGCCTGGTTCTGCCTTTAAGCCCTTTGTGTATTTAGCAGCGATTGAAAGCGGTCTTACCACCGCCAGCATTATTGATGACAGTCCAATCAGCTTCGGCAGCTGGTCGCCGGTGAACTATGACCGAAAATTTCGCGGTCCTGTAACCCTGCGGTCCGCCCTGGAACAATCGCTCAATATTGTAACAGTAAAACTGGCACAACAAACAGGGATTGATAAAGCCTTATATTATGCGCAACAAATGGGTATTTCCACCCTGGTATTAAAAGGCAATACCAATGACCGCAATCTGGCTATGTCGCTCGGCGGTCTTACCCGTGGTGTTACGCCCCTGGAAATTACCAGTGCCTATGGCGTATTGGCCAATAATGGTATCCGGGTTGAACCGACAGCCATTATCAAAATTGTCGATCGCACTGGCAAAGTAATCGAACAGTCCACACCGAAAGAGAAAGTTGTTATCAATGAGCGCAGTGCCTATCTTCTTACCGATATGCTGCGGGGAGTAATGACCAGCGGCACAGGCACCGGTGCTTACTTTGGGCGGCCTGCCGCCGGGAAGACCGGCACGACCAGTGACTATAAAGATGCCTGGTTTGTGGGCTTTACCCCGGACTTAGTCGCCGCAGTCTGGATGGGTTGCGACAGTCCGGAATATTTAGGCGGTGTTACCGGCGGCACCATTCCTGCCAATATCTGGCGAAGTTTTATGCGTGATGTGGCTGCTAAGTATGTTGCCCGTGATTTCGTAAGGCCGGCGGGCATCGTCTCGGCCCGCATATCAGTCAAAGATGGCTTACTGCTTACTGATCCAACCAATCCGGATGGCCGCAATGAGATTTTTGTTGAAGGGACTCAGCCTAACAAGCTTTCAACAGCAACCGTAACCAAAGATGCTACGGACAATAAAGACGGCAAAGACAGCAACCCTGATGCCGGCGGCAGCAGCGGGGAGCCTGGCAGCGATGAGAAAGTACCGCCGCCGCCACCGCCGGTAAAGAGCGATACCAGTCCATTATCCCCCCTGGCACCGCCGCCCCCTCCTAAACCCAACGCACCGATAAAAAAGAATTAG
- a CDS encoding YbaB/EbfC family nucleoid-associated protein — MFEQFGNIMEMVKKVQSNVDNVQEQLKQERIEVSSGDVVKILVNGQQELISIQLNAKYLMADNTALLQDLLTATINNALAKSRELNQEAMSKLATDLNLPKIPGIF; from the coding sequence ATGTTTGAACAATTTGGCAATATCATGGAAATGGTTAAAAAAGTTCAGAGTAATGTTGATAATGTTCAGGAACAACTGAAACAAGAACGAATAGAGGTATCAAGTGGCGATGTTGTGAAAATTCTTGTAAACGGTCAGCAGGAGCTTATCTCTATCCAGTTGAATGCAAAATATCTTATGGCCGATAATACAGCCCTGTTACAGGACTTATTAACAGCTACCATTAATAACGCCTTGGCCAAATCACGCGAACTAAATCAGGAAGCAATGAGTAAGCTGGCCACAGATTTAAACCTGCCCAAAATTCCTGGCATATTTTAA
- a CDS encoding endonuclease MutS2: MEASVLTTLEYNKIRNMLAERTGSIMGRELAESLVPVSEADTVARRLAETAEARELLNNIPTVPLGGIRDVRAAIKRAELGAVLEPHELLAIGSTLYAARRMKNFFGDLPVATPLLNSIAGQITVLRNIETMIEATVTEQGQIRDDASSELLKLRREIKQAQGRVKERLDSILRSGEYQKFFQDALVTMRGDRYVIPIKQEFRSNFPGIVHDQSASGATLFIEPIAIVHLNNDIKQLMAAEKSEIERILTVAAGHIAKVAAAIAANLAVLARLDFIFAKAKLSIDMQAIEPVINHQGYIKLVQARHPLIAAEQVVPIDVHLGRHFTTLLITGPNTGGKTVTLKTVGLFALMTQAGLFVPAAPDSEMPVIGNIFADIGDEQSIEQSLSTFSGHMTNLVNILKKISANDLVLIDEIGAGTDPSEGAALAMAILEYIHTLGAKTIATTHYSELKTFAYTRPGIENASVEFDIQTLSPTYRLLIGIPGSSNAFAISRRLGLETEIIARARELINKEHADFETVLQALEEQKKLFTVRLDEVKRLEQELNKTKEKLAAKENNLTEKKAAVLAKAQEEAAGVIRQARRTAEEVIAELKEQFSERSGRERQNAIETGRRKLKASSAEINQFAVEDRTDLPALSAAMVTPGMNVYVATLKQKGEVLAVSGADVTVQLGVLKFTVPVSACRVLAEPVKAPGPAAAKRSLMPRAANAARQIDIRGMSIEEAENVLDKYIDDAILSGLTEVLIIHGKGTGALRKGVGAYLKNHPHIKSIQIAELNEGGTGATIAKLI; this comes from the coding sequence ATGGAAGCATCCGTGTTAACGACGTTGGAATATAATAAAATCCGGAACATGCTGGCCGAACGCACCGGCTCAATTATGGGCCGGGAGCTGGCGGAGAGTCTGGTGCCTGTGAGTGAGGCCGATACGGTCGCAAGGCGTCTGGCGGAAACCGCCGAAGCCCGCGAGCTGCTGAACAATATCCCCACTGTGCCGCTCGGAGGAATCCGCGATGTGCGGGCGGCAATAAAAAGAGCGGAGCTTGGAGCTGTTTTGGAACCCCATGAATTATTGGCAATCGGCAGTACCCTGTATGCGGCCAGGCGTATGAAAAATTTTTTCGGCGACCTGCCTGTAGCAACGCCGCTGCTAAACTCGATCGCCGGCCAAATAACGGTCTTAAGAAATATTGAAACAATGATAGAGGCAACAGTAACCGAACAAGGCCAAATCAGGGATGATGCCAGCAGCGAGCTTTTAAAGCTTCGCCGGGAGATAAAGCAGGCCCAGGGCCGGGTAAAAGAAAGACTGGATAGTATTCTGCGGTCAGGTGAATACCAGAAGTTTTTTCAGGATGCGTTAGTCACGATGCGCGGCGATCGGTATGTTATCCCGATAAAACAGGAATTCCGCAGCAATTTTCCCGGTATCGTGCATGACCAGTCAGCCAGTGGTGCCACCTTGTTTATTGAACCCATTGCCATTGTCCATTTGAACAATGATATAAAACAGCTGATGGCTGCCGAAAAAAGCGAGATTGAACGGATTTTAACAGTGGCAGCCGGTCATATTGCCAAAGTGGCGGCAGCCATTGCCGCTAACCTTGCAGTTTTAGCCCGGCTGGATTTTATTTTTGCCAAAGCGAAACTGAGTATTGACATGCAGGCCATTGAACCGGTGATTAACCATCAAGGATATATTAAGCTGGTGCAGGCGCGTCATCCGCTGATCGCTGCTGAACAGGTGGTACCCATTGATGTCCACCTTGGCCGGCACTTTACGACCTTGCTTATTACCGGACCGAACACAGGCGGCAAAACCGTAACCCTGAAAACAGTAGGCTTGTTTGCCCTTATGACCCAGGCCGGTTTATTTGTACCGGCGGCGCCTGATTCGGAGATGCCGGTGATTGGCAATATCTTTGCCGATATTGGTGATGAGCAGAGTATTGAACAGAGTTTGAGTACCTTCTCCGGCCATATGACCAATTTGGTTAACATACTAAAGAAAATATCGGCCAACGATTTGGTGCTTATTGATGAGATTGGTGCCGGTACCGACCCCAGTGAAGGGGCGGCCCTGGCGATGGCAATCCTTGAATATATTCATACACTTGGGGCCAAAACCATTGCGACTACACATTATAGTGAATTAAAAACCTTTGCTTACACCAGACCGGGAATTGAAAATGCCAGTGTAGAATTTGACATACAAACCCTATCTCCCACATACCGGCTGCTGATCGGCATACCTGGCAGCAGTAACGCCTTTGCAATTAGCCGCCGTCTCGGGCTTGAGACCGAAATTATTGCCCGCGCCAGGGAATTAATTAATAAAGAGCACGCCGATTTTGAAACCGTGCTGCAGGCCCTGGAAGAACAAAAGAAATTGTTTACCGTCCGTTTAGATGAAGTAAAACGTCTGGAACAGGAATTGAATAAAACAAAAGAAAAACTAGCTGCTAAAGAGAATAATCTTACCGAAAAAAAGGCGGCAGTGTTAGCCAAGGCCCAGGAAGAAGCGGCCGGCGTTATCCGCCAGGCCAGGCGGACGGCGGAAGAAGTAATTGCCGAACTGAAGGAGCAGTTTTCTGAGCGCAGCGGCCGGGAACGGCAGAATGCCATTGAAACTGGCCGACGGAAGCTTAAGGCCAGCAGTGCGGAGATTAACCAGTTTGCCGTCGAGGACCGGACTGATCTGCCTGCATTATCGGCGGCGATGGTAACGCCGGGAATGAATGTCTATGTTGCAACATTAAAACAGAAAGGCGAAGTGCTGGCAGTAAGCGGCGCTGATGTAACGGTACAACTTGGTGTTTTAAAATTTACTGTGCCGGTATCAGCCTGCCGGGTGCTGGCCGAACCGGTTAAAGCGCCGGGGCCGGCTGCTGCCAAACGCAGCCTTATGCCCAGGGCTGCAAACGCAGCCCGGCAAATTGATATTCGCGGTATGAGCATTGAGGAGGCTGAAAACGTACTCGATAAATATATTGATGATGCCATCCTGTCAGGCTTAACGGAGGTGCTCATCATTCATGGCAAAGGGACAGGGGCTTTGCGCAAAGGCGTGGGGGCATACCTGAAAAATCACCCCCATATAAAAAGTATCCAGATTGCGGAACTTAACGAAGGCGGCACAGGCGCTACGATTGCTAAACTGATTTAA
- a CDS encoding U32 family peptidase, translating into MIELLAPVGSKEALAAAVESGADAVYLGGKMFGARHYAPNFTDEELAAAVRFAHMRGVMVYITVNTLTDDSELPALADYLRHLYQLGVDAIIVQDLGVAVIARDIVPALPLHASTQMTVHNLAGVQFLAAMGFTRVVLARELTLTDIEYICKNSSVAIETFIHGALCISYSGQCLMSSMIGGRSGNRGRCAQPCRLPYTLVGADGNDLLQAAGAGEYLLSPKDFNTIEVLPDLMQAGVTSFKIEGRMKRPEYVAVVVDAYRRALDSYLADRNNYVVSTQDRKDLAQIFNRDFTTAHLYGKNGRNMMSDRRPNNRGVRVGRVLSYQAAGKITVIKLDEPLAVGDIIEFWVKVGGRVNVTVQTMTVNGAAVTEAPANTAVSIPVSSPVRDNDRVFKVFDAKLMERARTYFSRAEAVRRIPVDIVVAAEEGKPMVITVRDADGFSGRAATVFIAEKARKRPLTPASVAKQMERLGTTVFRLNQLECQLQGEVMVPLSEMNDARRRAIEQLEAAGLARFARPALPNGSSIAALLPPLQTTGRANKPELVVNVDAVDKLQAAVDNGADIVMFGGECLGKHALSAEDYHNAADYARRHNRKIIFNTPRLVHQNQLAELKASAVLFNRLKPYAVSAGNIGTLQLLRELVDAPLHGDYPLNIYNSVTAGYLSARGLASLTLSPELSFAQVEAITARKLAPTECLVHGYVTLMISEYCLPGSFLGDTAGQCKQACLRGQYWLKDRMNELFPITTDQFCRMHVLNAKELSMLPHVPRLMRTGLSRLRFEAKYNTVREIEHITRMYRELLDQGENHPLLLQDKVSGVEHGHITRGHFFRGVL; encoded by the coding sequence GTGATTGAATTACTTGCGCCTGTAGGTTCTAAAGAAGCCCTGGCGGCGGCCGTGGAAAGCGGCGCCGATGCCGTTTACCTGGGCGGTAAAATGTTTGGCGCCAGACACTATGCCCCTAATTTTACGGATGAAGAATTGGCGGCAGCCGTACGGTTTGCGCATATGCGTGGCGTTATGGTGTATATTACGGTCAATACCCTGACTGATGACAGTGAATTACCGGCTTTGGCTGATTATTTGCGGCATTTATATCAGCTTGGCGTAGATGCGATTATCGTCCAGGATTTGGGCGTGGCTGTCATCGCCAGAGATATCGTACCGGCTTTGCCCCTGCATGCCAGTACGCAGATGACGGTTCATAATTTAGCAGGGGTTCAATTCTTAGCCGCCATGGGGTTTACCAGAGTGGTATTAGCCAGGGAGCTGACCCTGACAGATATTGAGTACATATGTAAAAATTCCTCTGTGGCGATCGAGACTTTTATCCATGGAGCCCTGTGTATCTCCTATTCAGGACAATGCCTGATGAGCAGCATGATTGGCGGCCGCAGCGGCAACCGTGGCCGCTGTGCCCAGCCTTGCCGGCTGCCTTATACCCTTGTCGGCGCCGACGGCAACGATCTTTTACAGGCGGCCGGTGCCGGGGAGTATCTACTGAGTCCGAAGGATTTCAATACCATCGAAGTACTTCCTGATCTCATGCAGGCCGGGGTGACTTCTTTTAAAATCGAGGGACGGATGAAGCGTCCTGAATATGTTGCCGTAGTGGTCGACGCTTACCGCCGGGCGCTTGACAGCTATCTGGCAGACAGGAATAACTATGTTGTCAGCACGCAAGACCGCAAGGATTTAGCCCAGATCTTTAACCGGGATTTTACCACCGCTCATCTCTATGGCAAAAACGGCCGGAATATGATGAGTGACCGGCGTCCCAACAACCGCGGTGTCCGGGTCGGCCGGGTGCTTAGCTATCAGGCGGCCGGCAAAATTACTGTTATCAAACTGGATGAGCCGCTCGCCGTTGGCGATATTATTGAGTTTTGGGTTAAAGTCGGCGGGCGGGTCAATGTTACGGTGCAGACGATGACGGTCAATGGTGCTGCGGTGACTGAGGCTCCGGCCAATACGGCGGTGTCGATTCCGGTAAGTTCGCCTGTTCGTGACAATGACCGGGTATTTAAGGTATTTGATGCCAAACTGATGGAACGGGCCAGGACGTATTTTAGCCGGGCGGAGGCTGTGCGGCGTATTCCGGTGGATATTGTTGTAGCGGCTGAAGAAGGCAAGCCAATGGTTATAACGGTGCGGGACGCCGACGGCTTCAGCGGCCGGGCGGCAACGGTTTTCATTGCCGAAAAAGCCCGGAAAAGACCGCTCACACCGGCGAGCGTGGCTAAACAGATGGAGCGGCTGGGCACCACTGTTTTTCGTCTGAATCAGCTGGAGTGCCAGCTGCAGGGTGAAGTAATGGTCCCCCTCAGTGAGATGAATGACGCCAGGCGGCGGGCGATAGAACAGCTGGAAGCGGCAGGCCTGGCCAGGTTTGCCAGGCCTGCGCTTCCTAACGGCAGCTCGATTGCCGCCCTGCTGCCGCCGCTGCAAACAACCGGACGGGCTAACAAACCTGAACTGGTGGTTAATGTCGATGCCGTGGACAAGCTACAGGCTGCGGTTGATAACGGCGCGGATATTGTTATGTTTGGCGGCGAATGTTTGGGAAAACACGCATTATCTGCTGAAGATTATCATAATGCGGCAGATTATGCCCGCCGGCATAACCGTAAGATTATTTTTAATACGCCGCGCTTAGTACATCAAAATCAACTGGCCGAACTGAAGGCCAGTGCCGTTTTGTTTAACCGGCTTAAGCCGTATGCAGTCAGTGCCGGTAATATCGGTACCCTCCAGCTGCTCCGGGAGCTTGTGGATGCGCCGTTGCACGGCGATTACCCGTTGAATATATATAACAGTGTTACGGCAGGATATTTAAGCGCTCGGGGCTTAGCGAGCCTGACACTTTCACCGGAACTCAGTTTTGCGCAGGTGGAAGCAATTACCGCCAGGAAGCTGGCCCCAACCGAATGCCTGGTGCATGGGTATGTAACGCTGATGATTTCTGAATATTGCCTGCCTGGCAGTTTTTTGGGCGATACGGCCGGGCAATGTAAGCAGGCTTGTTTGCGGGGGCAATACTGGCTAAAGGACAGAATGAATGAGTTGTTTCCCATTACTACTGACCAGTTTTGCCGCATGCATGTTCTTAATGCCAAGGAATTATCCATGTTGCCCCATGTGCCGCGGCTTATGCGAACCGGTTTAAGCCGGCTGCGGTTTGAGGCCAAGTATAATACGGTCAGGGAAATAGAACATATAACCCGAATGTACCGTGAGCTCCTTGACCAGGGAGAAAATCATCCACTGCTGCTGCAGGATAAAGTGAGCGGTGTTGAGCATGGGCATATTACGCGGGGGCACTTTTTTCGCGGCGTATTATAA
- a CDS encoding alkaline phosphatase family protein: MRVVLLFIDGFGLGSTNPGINPIVRFGLPTMEKLFGRPLTAEMAFTLAPERCIVPLDATLGVPGLPQSATGQAAILTGLNTARAMGRHLQAFPGPQLAGIITENNIMRRLAQAGLPATSANMYTPNYFELVANRKRRHSAITLAALSTGMRLRSLPEMHSNEAVYQDITNAALPEWGVHGLPVLSPSQAAGNLVNISRKYSFTIFEYFQTDRAGHKQDWQAAAAILALLDAFIGAVYEQLPAATLLIITSDHGNFEDMSIKTHTLNKVPLIALGCQAQAAVGAITDLTGIAPAIAAVLGKDDPCD; encoded by the coding sequence ATGCGGGTAGTATTATTATTTATTGACGGGTTTGGTTTAGGCAGCACTAATCCCGGGATTAATCCAATTGTCCGCTTTGGGCTGCCTACTATGGAGAAATTGTTTGGCCGGCCACTGACTGCAGAAATGGCATTCACATTAGCTCCGGAGCGTTGTATTGTGCCTCTTGATGCTACGCTGGGGGTACCCGGATTACCGCAAAGCGCAACCGGGCAGGCCGCTATTCTTACCGGTCTGAATACGGCCAGGGCCATGGGGCGGCATCTACAGGCTTTCCCGGGGCCTCAGCTTGCCGGTATTATTACTGAAAACAACATTATGCGCCGGCTTGCCCAAGCCGGCTTGCCGGCAACCTCTGCCAATATGTATACACCGAATTATTTTGAACTGGTGGCTAACCGCAAGCGCCGCCATTCGGCGATCACCCTGGCGGCTCTGAGTACCGGCATGCGGCTTAGGTCTTTGCCGGAAATGCATAGCAATGAAGCCGTGTACCAGGATATTACCAATGCCGCTCTTCCCGAGTGGGGAGTACATGGTTTGCCAGTGTTGAGTCCCAGCCAGGCCGCCGGAAATCTGGTTAATATTTCCAGGAAATATTCCTTCACTATTTTTGAATATTTTCAGACTGACAGGGCTGGCCATAAGCAGGACTGGCAGGCTGCGGCCGCCATTCTGGCACTGCTGGATGCTTTTATTGGCGCCGTTTATGAACAGCTGCCGGCTGCTACGCTGCTCATAATAACAAGTGACCATGGCAATTTTGAGGATATGAGTATAAAAACCCATACGTTAAATAAGGTTCCGCTTATTGCCCTGGGCTGTCAGGCGCAGGCAGCAGTGGGCGCAATCACTGATTTAACCGGTATTGCCCCGGCCATAGCAGCGGTTTTAGGAAAGGATGATCCATGTGATTGA